The following DNA comes from Candidatus Zixiibacteriota bacterium.
GCCGGGTCAGCAGCCGTCGATTCTGATCTACATTCAGGTCGACGACCTGCAGAAGTACCTGGACAAGGCAACTGCGCTCGGCGGGAAGACGATCCACCCTCCATCGCCAATCCCTGGTATCGGCAGCTTCGCGCTTTTCGCCGATCCCAATGGCGTGACGGTCGGTCTGTTCAAACCGCAGACGT
Coding sequences within:
- a CDS encoding VOC family protein, giving the protein MAQPVVHFEICGADAAKARAFYAKLFEWEISMWEGQDYGLVAKTGDNSIGGGVGPLMPGQQPSILIYIQVDDLQKYLDKATALGGKTIHPPSPIPGIGSFALFADPNGVTVGLFKPQT